TTTGTCCAATGGTCCAAAATCAGTTGAAGGTTTAGCAACACAAACGGGTATGAACGTTGCAAATGTTTCTCGTCATCTACAAATCTTACTGGATGCTAAATTGGTCAAGTGCTGCAAAAAAGGGACATACGTCATATACAGTATCGGTGACCCTTTAGTAATTGAATTTCTATCTTCTTTGCGGAGAATATGTGAAGATCGACTATCTGATATAAAGCAGATTAAAACTGAGTTGGAATTACAATATCCAGAGGTTCAAACCATCACCAAACATGATTTGTTAGAAAAAATGAAAAAAAAGACTGTTATTCTTCTAGATATTCGTCCCACAGATGAATATGATGCTTCTCATATTCCAGATGCCATTTCAATACCATTAGACCAACTTGAGAACTACCTGAAGACAGTTGATAAAAGTACTATAGAACTTGCCGCATATTGTAGAGGCCCATACTGTTCGCTGGCATCTCAAGCGGTTGATTATATGCTGAAGCAAGGGTATATGGCTTATCGAATTGAAGAAGGAGTTCATGATTGGAATGTGTGTGAGGAGTCATAAGTATCTTTAAGAGAGGAGCAGTTTTATTATGAGTGTAGTGGAACTGACATCAATAGAAGAAATAGATTCCTTTATCGAAATTAATCCTTTGAGTATGTTATACGTATCCCAAGAAGATTGTAACGTATGCCATGCCATTTACCCCAAGCTCAAAACAATGCTTAAACTATATCCTAAATT
This window of the Paenibacillus polymyxa genome carries:
- a CDS encoding ArsR/SmtB family transcription factor, whose amino-acid sequence is MKEIDIKDRLYQQFSRIGKCLSSDKRLEIMDILSNGPKSVEGLATQTGMNVANVSRHLQILLDAKLVKCCKKGTYVIYSIGDPLVIEFLSSLRRICEDRLSDIKQIKTELELQYPEVQTITKHDLLEKMKKKTVILLDIRPTDEYDASHIPDAISIPLDQLENYLKTVDKSTIELAAYCRGPYCSLASQAVDYMLKQGYMAYRIEEGVHDWNVCEES